One genomic segment of Chitinophaga sancti includes these proteins:
- a CDS encoding sugar phosphate nucleotidyltransferase — MKAIIPVAGAGTKLRPHTYTQPKALIPLAGKTILSIIIDQLEEAGITEFVFVIGYLGEKIQHYIQKKYPHLTCHFVQQNVREGTGHAILLTKKVVGDDEILIVLGDTICEGNIKELIASPVSQLGLKKVDDPRSFGVAELSDAGDIVRVVEKPQIPKSNLALVGIYKIKETDQLFDCLERNMTEHRRSHDEFQLTDALQCMIEHGVQFTPFKVSNWFDCGRKETLLETNAILLSKYKAPANPILPYENAIIIPPVSIGEGCNIKNSIIGPNVAIGDNTVINYSIVKDSIIGSYSNLYEVVLKSSLIGSDANIRGLSQSLNIGDNTEIDLG; from the coding sequence ATGAAGGCCATTATACCTGTAGCCGGTGCTGGCACCAAGCTACGTCCACATACATATACTCAGCCTAAGGCATTGATCCCGCTCGCGGGCAAAACAATTCTAAGTATTATTATTGATCAGCTGGAAGAAGCAGGCATTACCGAATTCGTCTTCGTCATCGGTTACCTGGGAGAAAAGATCCAGCATTATATTCAAAAGAAATATCCTCACCTTACCTGCCATTTCGTACAGCAAAATGTACGTGAAGGTACCGGTCACGCTATCCTGCTTACCAAAAAGGTGGTAGGTGACGATGAGATCCTCATCGTTCTCGGCGATACCATCTGCGAAGGTAATATCAAGGAACTCATCGCTTCCCCTGTCTCGCAACTGGGACTAAAGAAAGTGGATGATCCCCGCAGCTTTGGCGTAGCCGAACTCAGTGACGCCGGCGACATCGTACGGGTGGTGGAAAAACCACAGATTCCGAAATCGAACCTGGCCCTGGTAGGTATCTATAAGATCAAGGAAACCGACCAGCTCTTCGACTGCCTGGAACGGAACATGACAGAACATAGAAGGTCACATGATGAGTTTCAGCTCACCGATGCCCTGCAATGTATGATCGAACATGGGGTGCAGTTTACCCCCTTCAAAGTGAGTAACTGGTTCGACTGCGGCCGCAAGGAGACCCTGTTGGAAACAAATGCTATCCTGCTTAGTAAATACAAAGCACCCGCCAACCCTATTCTTCCATATGAGAATGCGATTATCATTCCTCCTGTAAGTATTGGCGAAGGGTGTAATATTAAAAATTCAATCATTGGTCCCAATGTCGCTATTGGAGATAATACCGTGATCAATTACTCTATCGTTAAGGATTCTATCATCGGCTCTTACAGCAATCTGTATGAAGTGGTGCTCAAGTCTTCCCTGATTGGTAGTGATGCCAATATTCGTGGTCTTAGTCAAAGCCTGAACATTGGCGATAATACAGAAATTGATCTTGGCTGA
- a CDS encoding SPOR domain-containing protein, which produces MKHIIILLSGLLIGTLASAQDNTLTAANTGGVKVVKDSRLDLLIKKQIYINTLAIRNQPGFRVQVISTNKRNEATEIKAKVMQLYPDYRTYLDYQAPYFKVRIGDFKTRDEAADLREKLSSSFTGGVFVVPATINLQPEKEAGNEESY; this is translated from the coding sequence ATGAAACACATAATCATATTATTATCCGGGTTACTGATCGGAACCCTCGCTTCCGCTCAGGACAATACCCTCACCGCTGCCAATACCGGCGGCGTGAAAGTGGTAAAAGACAGCCGGCTCGACCTGCTGATCAAAAAACAGATCTATATCAATACCCTCGCTATCCGTAACCAACCAGGTTTCAGGGTTCAGGTCATCTCTACCAACAAGAGAAATGAAGCGACCGAAATAAAAGCGAAGGTCATGCAACTCTACCCTGACTACCGTACTTACCTGGACTACCAGGCACCTTATTTCAAAGTACGCATAGGTGATTTCAAAACCAGGGATGAAGCTGCGGACCTGAGAGAAAAATTGTCATCCAGCTTCACTGGCGGCGTATTCGTAGTGCCTGCCACCATTAATCTACAACCAGAGAAAGAGGCAGGGAATGAAGAATCGTATTAA
- a CDS encoding ABC transporter ATP-binding protein: MITIQDLHFHYKKGRPLFEGLNLELEAGHVYGLMGKNGAGKSSLLKQIAGLLFPKSGVCTVMGYESRLRQPAFLSKLFLVPEEFYLPQVTINRYVNTYAPFYPNFDTKAFQQYLDEFQIPRDQRLTDMSYGQKKKVIISFGLAANTKCLVMDEPTNGLDIPSKSQFRKVIAAAVNEEKCIVISTHQVRDLDNLIDSIVVIDNHKIIFKQDVETVAERLSFRSVKRLEETDHVLFAESTGLGHSIITENAGGVPGRLDMELLFNAVLEPSGRINQLF; this comes from the coding sequence ATGATAACTATCCAAGATCTTCATTTCCACTACAAAAAGGGTAGGCCATTGTTTGAGGGGTTGAACCTGGAGCTGGAAGCTGGTCACGTTTACGGCCTTATGGGCAAAAACGGGGCAGGAAAATCCAGTTTGCTGAAGCAGATAGCCGGGCTACTCTTTCCAAAAAGCGGGGTATGTACAGTAATGGGGTATGAATCCCGCCTCCGTCAGCCAGCGTTCCTCAGCAAACTCTTTTTGGTGCCTGAAGAGTTTTACCTGCCACAGGTGACCATCAACCGTTATGTGAACACCTATGCTCCTTTTTATCCCAACTTTGACACAAAAGCTTTTCAGCAGTACCTGGATGAATTCCAGATTCCCCGCGACCAGCGACTTACAGACATGAGTTATGGACAAAAGAAAAAGGTCATCATCAGCTTTGGTCTGGCAGCCAATACCAAATGCCTGGTTATGGATGAACCGACGAATGGCCTGGATATCCCGTCCAAAAGCCAGTTTCGCAAAGTGATTGCCGCTGCGGTGAATGAAGAGAAGTGTATTGTGATATCCACCCACCAGGTAAGGGACCTGGATAACCTGATTGATAGTATCGTGGTGATCGACAATCATAAGATCATTTTCAAACAGGATGTGGAAACTGTGGCGGAGCGATTGAGTTTCAGAAGTGTGAAGCGACTCGAGGAAACAGATCATGTATTGTTCGCAGAAAGCACCGGATTAGGTCATTCTATTATCACTGAAAATGCAGGTGGCGTACCAGGCAGACTGGATATGGAACTGCTCTTTAATGCCGTACTGGAGCCCTCCGGACGGATTAACCAACTCTTTTAA
- a CDS encoding M20 family metallopeptidase produces the protein MKNRIKQLAHQYAPEFIAIRRHIHAHPELSFQEFETSKYIQQQLDAFGVKYTPGIAGTGIVAIIEGKNPSKKTIALRADIDALPITEANDVPYKSLNSGIMHACGHDVHTTCVLGATRILQELKDEFEGTIKVLFQPGEEKHPGGASLMIKDGALENPRPDAILGMHVQPSMEAGLLGFRAGQYMASADEIYITIKGKGGHAAQPHLTTDTILVASHLVVSLQQVISRNNNPFSPSVLSICAFNGGYTTNVIPSEVKLMGTFRAMDETWRFKAHEIIKKQATELAHAMGAEIEIDILVGYPCLYNNEEVTSRARTKAEEYLGQDNVQDTEVRMGAEDFAFYSQIIPACFFRLGTGNVEKGITSGVHTPTFDIDERAIETGIGAMAYLATQL, from the coding sequence ATGAAGAATCGTATTAAGCAACTCGCGCACCAATACGCGCCTGAGTTCATTGCTATCAGAAGACATATTCACGCTCATCCCGAACTGTCCTTCCAGGAATTTGAAACGTCAAAGTACATTCAGCAACAACTGGATGCATTCGGTGTGAAATATACTCCCGGCATTGCCGGTACCGGTATTGTGGCCATCATCGAAGGGAAAAACCCTTCTAAAAAGACCATCGCTCTCCGTGCCGATATCGATGCCCTCCCCATCACAGAAGCGAACGATGTACCTTATAAGTCATTGAACTCCGGTATCATGCATGCCTGTGGTCATGATGTACATACTACCTGCGTGCTCGGTGCTACCCGCATCCTGCAGGAGCTGAAAGATGAGTTTGAAGGCACCATCAAGGTCCTGTTCCAGCCTGGTGAAGAAAAACACCCGGGTGGTGCAAGTCTCATGATCAAAGATGGCGCACTGGAAAACCCACGTCCCGATGCCATCCTCGGTATGCACGTACAACCTTCTATGGAAGCCGGATTACTGGGTTTCCGTGCAGGTCAGTACATGGCCAGTGCCGATGAGATCTATATCACTATCAAAGGCAAAGGGGGCCACGCTGCCCAACCTCACCTCACTACCGATACCATTCTTGTGGCATCACATCTGGTTGTTAGCTTACAACAGGTGATCAGCCGGAATAATAATCCTTTCTCTCCTTCTGTACTCAGTATCTGTGCATTCAACGGCGGATATACGACCAACGTGATCCCCAGCGAAGTAAAACTGATGGGTACATTCAGAGCGATGGATGAAACCTGGCGTTTTAAAGCCCATGAGATCATCAAAAAACAGGCGACTGAACTGGCACATGCCATGGGTGCAGAGATTGAAATTGATATACTGGTAGGTTATCCCTGCCTGTATAACAATGAGGAAGTAACCAGCCGCGCCAGAACAAAGGCAGAAGAGTATCTTGGACAAGACAATGTTCAGGATACCGAAGTGAGAATGGGTGCTGAAGACTTCGCATTTTATAGCCAGATTATTCCAGCCTGCTTCTTCAGATTAGGTACAGGAAATGTGGAAAAAGGTATCACATCAGGTGTACATACACCTACATTTGATATCGATGAACGTGCAATTGAAACCGGCATCGGTGCCATGGCTTATCTCGCTACGCAGCTATAA
- a CDS encoding GntR family transcriptional regulator, which yields MEFKESQAIYLQIADHICEQILLEKWKAEDRLPSVRELAVQTEVNPNTVMRTCEYLQQYEIIYNKRGIGYFVASDAMKRIKQLKKERFMENELPQFFRNIYLLDIELDELKTHYEKYKRSHFR from the coding sequence ATGGAATTTAAAGAATCACAGGCTATATATCTGCAGATTGCGGATCATATATGCGAACAGATCTTGTTGGAAAAGTGGAAAGCAGAGGACCGGCTGCCATCCGTGAGGGAACTGGCAGTGCAAACGGAAGTCAACCCAAATACGGTAATGCGGACCTGTGAATATTTGCAGCAATATGAGATCATCTATAATAAAAGAGGGATTGGCTATTTCGTGGCGTCGGATGCGATGAAGCGGATTAAACAGCTGAAGAAGGAACGGTTCATGGAGAATGAGCTGCCGCAGTTCTTTCGGAATATCTACTTGCTGGATATAGAGTTGGATGAGCTGAAGACGCATTATGAGAAGTATAAGCGTTCACATTTCAGGTAA
- the glyA gene encoding serine hydroxymethyltransferase, with protein MQRDQQIFNIIDQELERQRHGIELIASENFTSLQVIQAMGTVLTNKYAEGYPGRRYYGGCEIVDLSEQLAIDRAKEIFGVEYANVQPHSGAQANAAVLLAILKPGDKILGLDLSMGGHLTHGSPVNFSGKLYQPFSYGVNKETGLIEYDKMEEIALKEKPQVIICGASAYSRDWDYKRIREIADQVGAFVMADIAHPAGLIAKGLLNSPFEHCHFVTTTTHKTLRGPRGGMIMLGKDFENPFGLKTPKGETRMMSSLIDTAVFPGIQGGPLEHVIAAKAVSFFEILSDDYTVYAKQIIKNAQAMSKALVEKGYQIVSGGTDNHLMLIDLRNKNISGKKAEQVLVKADITVNKNMVPFDDKSAFVTSGIRVGVPAITSRGLKEEHMGQVISWIDELLMDADNEAKIASVRGAVNEFMKQFPLYPEL; from the coding sequence ATGCAAAGAGATCAGCAAATATTTAATATCATCGACCAGGAGCTGGAGCGTCAGCGTCATGGTATAGAATTGATTGCATCGGAGAACTTTACCAGCTTACAGGTAATACAGGCAATGGGTACTGTACTGACTAACAAATATGCGGAAGGTTATCCAGGACGTAGATATTATGGTGGCTGTGAAATTGTAGACCTGAGTGAACAGCTGGCAATTGACAGGGCTAAAGAAATCTTTGGAGTTGAGTATGCAAACGTACAGCCTCACTCTGGTGCGCAGGCAAATGCTGCCGTATTGCTGGCAATCCTGAAACCAGGTGATAAGATCCTGGGTTTGGATCTGAGCATGGGTGGTCACCTGACACACGGTTCTCCTGTGAATTTCTCTGGTAAGTTATATCAACCATTCTCTTATGGTGTGAACAAAGAGACTGGTCTGATCGAGTATGATAAAATGGAAGAGATTGCACTGAAAGAGAAACCACAAGTTATTATTTGTGGTGCTTCTGCTTACAGCCGTGATTGGGATTACAAACGCATCCGTGAGATCGCTGACCAGGTAGGTGCTTTTGTAATGGCAGATATTGCTCACCCTGCTGGTTTGATTGCGAAAGGTCTGTTGAACTCTCCGTTCGAACATTGTCATTTTGTAACGACTACTACTCACAAGACACTGCGTGGTCCTCGTGGTGGTATGATCATGCTGGGTAAGGATTTTGAAAATCCGTTTGGTCTGAAGACGCCAAAGGGTGAAACGCGTATGATGAGTAGTCTGATTGATACAGCGGTGTTCCCTGGTATTCAGGGTGGTCCGTTGGAGCATGTGATTGCTGCGAAAGCGGTTTCTTTCTTTGAGATCCTGTCTGACGATTATACGGTGTATGCAAAGCAGATTATCAAGAATGCACAGGCGATGTCCAAGGCATTGGTGGAGAAAGGTTACCAGATTGTATCTGGCGGTACTGATAACCACCTGATGTTGATCGACCTGCGTAATAAGAATATTTCCGGTAAGAAGGCGGAGCAGGTGTTGGTGAAGGCGGATATTACTGTGAATAAGAATATGGTGCCGTTTGATGATAAGTCAGCATTTGTAACTTCTGGTATTCGTGTGGGTGTTCCGGCGATCACTTCAAGAGGTTTGAAGGAAGAGCATATGGGGCAGGTGATTTCTTGGATTGATGAGTTGCTGATGGATGCGGATAATGAGGCGAAGATTGCGTCAGTGAGAGGTGCGGTGAATGAGTTTATGAAGCAGTTCCCGCTGTATCCTGAGTTGTAG